A single region of the Anaerococcus urinomassiliensis genome encodes:
- a CDS encoding adenine phosphoribosyltransferase: MDIKSKIRVIEDYPIEGISFKDITTLLKDKDAFEESLNMLEKELEGIDFDYIVGIESRGFIFGAPLADRLGVGFVLVRKPGKLPGEIEKVSYELEYGSNELEMHKDALNEGDKVVIIDDLIATGGSAKACAKLIETLGAEVAAFEFLIELEELNAREVLKDYKVISLVKYDH; encoded by the coding sequence ATGGATATTAAATCAAAAATCAGAGTAATTGAAGACTACCCAATAGAAGGTATTTCATTTAAGGATATTACTACACTGTTAAAAGACAAAGATGCATTTGAAGAATCATTAAATATGCTGGAAAAAGAGCTTGAAGGCATTGATTTTGACTATATTGTAGGTATCGAATCAAGAGGATTCATATTTGGAGCACCACTTGCTGATAGGCTAGGAGTAGGGTTTGTTCTTGTAAGGAAACCAGGTAAACTTCCAGGAGAAATCGAAAAAGTTTCCTATGAGCTAGAATATGGTAGCAATGAACTTGAAATGCACAAGGATGCTCTTAATGAAGGCGACAAGGTAGTAATAATAGATGACCTTATAGCAACAGGTGGATCTGCAAAAGCATGTGCTAAGCTAATTGAAACCCTTGGTGCCGAAGTAGCTGCATTTGAATTTTTAATAGAACTAGAAGAACTAAATGCTAGAGAAGTCTTAAAAGATTATAAAGTAATATCACTCGTAAAATATGATCATTAA
- the scfB gene encoding thioether cross-link-forming SCIFF peptide maturase: MIHQYKAKGFNIVLDTYSGSVHAVDDVTYQIISMYEEFTKEEIKNKLSTYNLSDDQFEEAYDEVKALEEEGMLFTTDNFADLSIDVTKRPTNVKAICLNVAHTCNLSCEYCFAKGGKYHGPDAIMTVETAKDAIDFLIENSGNHYNLDVDFFGGEPLMNWDVVKQTVDYARSLEDVYNKHFNFTLTTNGMLLDDDKIDYLNENMKNVVLSLDGRREVHDEFRKTIGGKGSFDTVVPKFQNFVEKRGDKEYYMRGTFTANNLDFTEDVKTYLDLGFKRTSLEPVVGNSESEYALKEEDLPILYEEYEKLADMMIEAIDKNDEFIFYHYMIDLENGPCAHKRLSGCGSGTEYMAVTPSGKLYPCHQFVGNEDFIIGNLKGGILRDDLVNQFKTCNCYSKEECKSCWANMYCSGGCAANNYNANGDINQIHEYSCKLFRKRIEMAIAIKIYEYMNETEKEKSLA; encoded by the coding sequence ATGATACACCAATATAAGGCCAAGGGCTTTAATATAGTTTTAGATACATATAGTGGTTCAGTTCATGCAGTAGATGATGTGACCTATCAAATTATCTCAATGTATGAGGAATTCACAAAAGAAGAGATTAAAAATAAATTATCTACATACAATCTTTCTGATGATCAGTTTGAAGAAGCCTATGATGAAGTTAAGGCATTAGAAGAAGAAGGAATGTTATTTACTACAGATAACTTTGCTGACCTATCTATCGATGTCACAAAAAGACCTACAAATGTCAAAGCTATTTGTTTAAATGTAGCTCACACTTGTAACCTGTCTTGTGAATATTGCTTTGCTAAAGGTGGAAAATATCACGGACCTGATGCTATTATGACAGTAGAGACAGCAAAAGATGCTATTGACTTTCTAATTGAAAATTCTGGCAACCATTACAATTTAGATGTCGATTTTTTTGGTGGCGAGCCACTCATGAACTGGGATGTAGTCAAACAAACTGTAGACTATGCCAGGAGTCTAGAAGATGTTTATAACAAACACTTTAACTTCACTCTCACTACCAACGGTATGCTTTTAGATGATGATAAAATCGACTATTTAAATGAAAATATGAAAAATGTAGTCCTATCCCTAGATGGAAGACGTGAAGTTCATGATGAATTCAGAAAAACTATTGGTGGAAAGGGATCATTTGATACCGTAGTTCCAAAATTCCAAAATTTTGTAGAAAAACGTGGCGACAAAGAATACTATATGCGTGGTACTTTTACTGCTAATAATCTTGATTTTACTGAGGATGTCAAAACTTATTTAGATCTTGGTTTTAAGAGAACTTCTCTAGAACCTGTTGTAGGTAACTCAGAGTCAGAATACGCACTAAAAGAAGAAGACTTACCAATCTTATATGAAGAATACGAAAAATTAGCTGATATGATGATCGAAGCTATTGATAAGAACGATGAATTCATCTTCTACCACTATATGATTGACTTAGAAAATGGACCATGTGCACACAAAAGGTTATCAGGTTGCGGATCTGGTACAGAATATATGGCAGTGACCCCTAGCGGTAAATTATATCCTTGCCACCAATTCGTAGGCAATGAGGACTTTATAATAGGTAATCTTAAAGGTGGTATATTAAGAGATGATTTAGTAAATCAGTTTAAGACCTGCAACTGCTACTCAAAAGAAGAGTGCAAATCTTGCTGGGCAAATATGTACTGTTCTGGTGGATGTGCTGCAAACAACTACAACGCAAATGGAGACATCAACCAAATTCACGAGTATTCTTGTAAATTGTTTAGAAAAAGAATTGAAATGGCCATAGCAATTAAAATATATGAGTATATGAACGAAACGGAAAAAGAAAAATCCTTAGCATAA
- the scfA gene encoding six-cysteine ranthipeptide SCIFF: MKRIVTLNTRNLHNSKKTGGCGECQTSCQSACKTSCGVANQECVSKKNK, translated from the coding sequence ATGAAAAGAATTGTAACTTTAAATACCAGAAATCTTCACAATAGCAAGAAAACTGGTGGATGTGGCGAATGCCAAACATCTTGCCAATCTGCTTGCAAAACAAGCTGTGGAGTAGCTAACCAAGAATGTGTTAGCAAAAAGAATAAATAA
- a CDS encoding aminotransferase class I/II-fold pyridoxal phosphate-dependent enzyme, translating into MLNEKLDQYLREDYYPFHMPGSKRTNILRDDIPYKRDLTEIYGFDNLNDPKEIFSQMEEKISDIYQVDDAIISTNGSTAGILSTIRALTYKNKNILIQRSSHKSVYNAIELNNLKADYINVILNNVGAIIDIDYEDLEEKLKKKNYGVIIVTSPSYEGYYINLEKIYELARKNSTHLVVDMAHGSHSILSGNYNNYFDVAITSFHKNLSALTPSSAVLINNMNYSKEIRRNMAIFQTSSPSYVILQSIDEMIDKFTEFYHMYSDLEKNLDTIYQLNLNHLEIIDDDRKDKSKILISTANTNIDGFILEGMLRDRKIEIEMSYPTYALLIASIFDSKIGFERLKAALLDIDKNIKKDSTSYSFTYKIPDKALEISDAILRQKSKVSVGDLDGKICGQFVYAYPPGIPILSPGEIIDEDIISTMNYMANHQTKLNIYDTILILD; encoded by the coding sequence ATGCTTAATGAAAAATTAGACCAATATTTAAGAGAAGATTACTATCCCTTTCATATGCCAGGATCAAAAAGAACTAATATATTAAGAGATGATATTCCTTATAAGAGAGATCTGACAGAAATATATGGTTTTGATAACCTAAATGACCCTAAAGAGATTTTTTCTCAAATGGAAGAAAAAATATCTGATATTTATCAAGTAGATGATGCAATTATTTCTACAAATGGTTCTACTGCTGGGATTTTGTCAACTATTAGAGCTTTGACTTATAAAAATAAAAATATACTAATTCAAAGGTCTTCCCATAAATCAGTCTACAATGCTATTGAATTAAATAATTTAAAAGCTGATTATATTAATGTTATTTTAAATAATGTGGGAGCAATAATTGACATTGATTATGAGGACTTAGAAGAGAAATTGAAAAAGAAAAATTACGGTGTTATAATCGTTACTTCACCATCATATGAAGGTTACTATATAAATTTAGAAAAAATATATGAACTTGCCAGAAAAAATTCTACCCATCTGGTTGTAGATATGGCCCATGGATCTCACAGTATTTTATCTGGTAATTATAATAATTATTTTGATGTCGCTATAACTTCCTTTCACAAAAACTTATCTGCCCTAACTCCATCTTCTGCAGTTCTTATAAATAATATGAATTATTCTAAGGAAATACGCAGAAATATGGCTATATTCCAAACGTCATCACCTTCATATGTAATATTACAATCTATTGATGAAATGATTGATAAATTTACAGAGTTTTATCATATGTATAGTGACTTAGAAAAAAACTTGGATACAATTTATCAGCTCAATTTAAATCATTTAGAAATTATAGACGATGATAGAAAAGATAAGAGCAAAATTTTAATTTCTACTGCTAATACAAATATAGATGGTTTTATTTTGGAAGGAATGCTAAGGGATAGAAAAATTGAAATTGAAATGTCATATCCTACTTATGCCCTTCTTATTGCAAGTATTTTTGATAGTAAAATTGGATTTGAGCGCTTAAAAGCTGCCCTCTTAGATATTGATAAAAATATCAAAAAGGACAGTACTAGCTATTCTTTTACTTATAAGATACCAGATAAAGCATTGGAAATATCTGATGCTATACTAAGGCAAAAATCTAAAGTTAGTGTAGGTGATTTGGATGGTAAAATCTGTGGACAGTTCGTCTATGCCTATCCACCAGGAATACCCATCCTAAGTCCAGGTGAAATAATTGATGAAGATATAATATCAACTATGAATTACATGGCAAATCATCAAACTAAACTGAATATATATGATACAATTCTTATCCTAGATTGA